The sequence TTGTAACGTTCTAACCATAAACTTAAGTGCATTTAATTGGGAACACACCTGTCTGGTGTGCCTTATGGTCTACATAATGCTGTTTGATCACACATTTTCTCCACCAAATCAGAGCATCTTTATTCATAGTGAGTTTAATTGCACACAGGCAGACTCCTTTTAATAATTAAGTGGCTTCACTGGGTAATtagttgtactggattttatttagggttgtcAGAGTAATAGACGCCGAATagggcacacttttcagattgttttgtaaaaaattgTATCATTTGTTTCTTCCTTTTCACGTTACTTTgggttgatctatcacatagaaTCTCCATaaattacattgaagtttgtggttgtatcatGACAAAATCTGGAAAAGTTCAAGTAGTGTGAATAGTTTGTAAGGAAATTGAGAAGAAAAGGAACTGCTGGTGGAGAGTAGGCTTCCTGCAAACAAGCCAGAGGTTTAGATAAGCTTGACCTGGCCTCCAGGGTGCATGCATGTCAGAAGTCTTGTCAAGTGTGTTATAATGTACCatttattataatttaaatGGGAAATTTCAGATAAAGCGACTCATCGAGAAGTTTATTAGAAAGCAAGAAACCATCAATCTGGTGGTGGTTCCATCCAATGTGGACATTGCCACCACAGAGGCTTTAAAGATGGCTCAACTGGTGGATGGTGAAGGAGAGAGGACTCTGGGTAAAAAGAAACTATTTAATAAAATTGCCACATGGCTCTCAGTTAAGTAATTAATAACTTAGGTATTCCCTTATTCTCAGGTATCTTGACCAAGCCTGACTTGGTGGACAAAGGCACAGAAGAGACTGTGGTGGAAATAGTCCACAATGAAGTCATTCAGCTGAAAAAGGGCTACATGATCGTCAAATGCAGAGGTCAGAAGGAGATCACAGAGAAGGTGTCTCTCACTGAAGCaatagagagagagaaagacttCTTTAAAAATCATGCCTATTTCCAGTAAGTTCATTCTTTTTGTGCCATCAGGTGAACATTGTTTGTTGCAGAATGTGTTtggatttgatttgtttttattattttttccgcAGCACTCTGTACAACGAAGGTCATGCAACTGTTCCCAAACTTGCTGAGAAACTTACTCTGGAGCTGGTGCATCACATTGAGGTGAGTAATTTCTTTCATCCTAACTGCTTAATGAATTGTGTAGTTTTTAATGGTCCAATTTTTGACTCATGATTTGGGATTTACAGAAATCTCTCCCAAGACTGGAAGAGCAGATAGAGGAAAAGCTGAAGCAGACTCAGAGGGACCTGGACCGATATGGTAATGGACCCCCGTCTGATGAGGCAGAGAGACTCTTCTTCCTGATTGATGTGAGTTCTCATGATGTGACTAACACTTACTTGGCTATGCATTGTCTCGCTAACAAACATTAAATACCTGTAATATATGTGCACTACAGATAGTGACAGCATTCACCCAGGATGCCATCAGTCTGACCACAGGGGAGGAGCTGAAGTGCAGAGAGGGACTCAATGTCTTCTCTATGCTTAGAAGAGAGTTCGGGAGATGGAAGGCCCACCTGGAGGACTCAGGACAAAActgtaagttttttttaagcagaCGTACAGCTGTATATCAACTCACAAGTGACGTTCTTTATGATGCAGTTAACAGAAAAATTGAAAGCGAGGTGGAGCAATATGAAGAGAGGTATCGCGGAAGAGAACTACCAGGCTTCATTAACTACAAGACCTTTGAGGTGATGGTCAAGGAGCAGATCAGACTGCTAGAAGAACCAGCCATCAGGAAACTTAAGGATGTCGGAGGTGAGTAAAGGCACTTTTttcagcatgtgtgtgtgttcaatatgttttaaagggactttatgtgatagaccaacacaatatagtataattgtgaagtggaaggaaatgtaGGGTATACATTTGCATTTGCCACTTCTtctctgatatccctaaataaaatccagtgcaaccaattgccttcaggaattacctaattagtaaacatggtccacctgtgtgtaatgtaaTCCCAGCAATACATTTTTACGCCTAGACTCGTAGCGGACGCAACATAAATCACAAAACCcaaagaatggtttaaaaagacaataaatgacAATATGTTTTTGGGATATCAGTGCAAAGcaataaaacagaatacaagaatCAAAGTTTTCTTCAAAAATGATCTAAAATACAAAAGCGACTCTTAAGAGTGAACTGGCTAGTCGAAGGCAAAACCTAAAAGCTCCAAAAGAACACAGAATACACAATTAAACTGGGAAGGAGTAGACACTAAAACCTGTGGCTCAAACCACAAGTATGAAATTTGTTCACAAATTTGGCTGCAAATGTCACAACGTTAAAAGTCACAAATACCCCTTTTTCACCACCGTGGTTCGTGGTTTTTTCTGAGTTTTGATATTGCAGTAATAATACAACTGTGTTGGAAAAGAACTGTACTTTTGTTTATTTGAGCTCAACAATTGAGAGAATAGGTCATCAAATTAACATATTTGTATTGTACTGGTGGCATTTTTATATCAAATACACAAACAAcccccacttttcagatttctgtttatAAAGAATATGCATAATATGcgttattttcctttcacttcacaatcatgcactactttgggtTTGTCCATTGCACTAaattcctaataaaatacattgatgtttgttgttgtaacgtgacaaaataaaaaaaggttgtGTGGTGTTATTGCTACATAAAAATGAAgtgtttaaacttttaaaatatataaaaaaaacaacaacagtgcCAAAGTAACTGTTTTTATGACTCCTGAGTCACTTGCATGAGAATGAGATCTGTTCAAGTTGAATGTAGAGACAGAGGAAAGAAAACCTATGGTAtttattttgctgtattttCATTGTAGTGTTTTTTATTGCTTGGGTTTATTTTCCGAACACAACCACAGAGATACAAAAATAAAGCAGGTTTTtcttgcttattttgtttcttttagatGCTGTCAAGAAAACCTTCATTCAGCTGGCCTACGAAAGCTTCACAGGATTTCCTAATCTTTTGAAAACAGCCAAGGTAGGGCTTTAGCTTAGCTGAAGAAAGACCTCTTTACGGCTTACGTCATTGTGAGCATTGCCGCTGTCTATAATTTATATCATTATTTTGGTAAAAATTCAAATGGAGATGTGTGTTTTTAGGCAAAGATTGAGGCCATTAAGCAGCAAAAAGAATCTGTTGCTGAATTGATGCTGAGGACCCAGTTCAAGATGGAGCTGCTCGTTTACTCCCAGGATAAGACCTACAGCAACAGTCTGACTGAGAGCaaaaaggaggaacaggagaatGATGACGACTCCATTTCAGAAAGGAGCACTGTCTTCTGCATGGATAACCATGCAACACTTCAAGAGCTGATGGTGCATCTTAAATCATATTACAAAGTAAGATTTCATTTCCAGGTTTAGTAAACACCAACACTTTAGACCTTTTCACCTCATGTAACACCCATTTTTCTCCAGATAACTTTAGATACTCATGGCCCTTTTTTATTTAGTCACAACAAATTGTCTGAATACCTgtcattcagttcagttcagttttatttatatagctccaattcacaacacgtcatcttaAGGAACTTTAGAAAgacaattcaatcgaatcatacagatttcaagtcgggtacatacattccaagtAATCccatcaaacagtgcagtcagatttagtttattgttcaaattggttaaagggttttctatccaaggaaacccagcaatTTGTtgtgagtcagtgacttgcggcatttactcctcctggatgagcatgtagcaacagtggacagttactTGCATTGATTTagcagcaatccctcacactgagcatgcatgtagcgacaggggagaggaaaaactctcctttaacaggaagaaacctccagcagaaccaggctcagtgtgaacggccatctgccacaactgactgggggtatgagagaacagagcagagacagaaaaagaacacagaagcactgatcaaggagtactttctatgggaaagaaaagtgaaataaTAATGGTTGtggctcctttagtggcttcatctaggagagaatgACAGccaagcagatgaactctgagccagttttctgGTCTATAGTATGAAAGGgaacacatacagttagtcacagtagaagctgaaataaaagcaaataatgcaaaattggagagtattataatgtagcagagagtgtgaaagtggtcattatgtcctccagcagcctaagcctatagcagcataactacagagatagctcaggataacctaagccactctaactataagctttatcaaaaaggaaagttttaagcctagccttaaaagtagacagggtgtttgcctcacggactaaaactgagagctggttccacaggacaggagcctgataactaaaggatctgcctcccattctacttctagagactctaggaaccaccagtaaacctgcagtctgagaatgaagtgctctgttaggaacatatggaacaatcagatctctgatgtatgatggagctagatcattaagggcttcatatgtgaggaggagaattttaaattctattctggatttaacagggagccaatgaag comes from Girardinichthys multiradiatus isolate DD_20200921_A chromosome 20, DD_fGirMul_XY1, whole genome shotgun sequence and encodes:
- the LOC124856868 gene encoding interferon-induced GTP-binding protein Mx-like, with protein sequence MYLVSQTTTSEAMNTLNQQYEEKVRPCIDLIDSLRSLGVEKDLALPAIAVIGDQSSGKSSVLEALSGVALPRGSGIVTRCPLELKMKRRKEGQEWYGKISYQEHEEELDDPATVEKKIREAQDEMAGVGVGISDDLISLEIASPDVPDLTLIDLPGIARVAVKGQPENIGDQIKRLIEKFIRKQETINLVVVPSNVDIATTEALKMAQLVDGEGERTLGILTKPDLVDKGTEETVVEIVHNEVIQLKKGYMIVKCRGQKEITEKVSLTEAIEREKDFFKNHAYFHTLYNEGHATVPKLAEKLTLELVHHIEKSLPRLEEQIEEKLKQTQRDLDRYGNGPPSDEAERLFFLIDIVTAFTQDAISLTTGEELKCREGLNVFSMLRREFGRWKAHLEDSGQNFNRKIESEVEQYEERYRGRELPGFINYKTFEVMVKEQIRLLEEPAIRKLKDVGDAVKKTFIQLAYESFTGFPNLLKTAKAKIEAIKQQKESVAELMLRTQFKMELLVYSQDKTYSNSLTESKKEEQENDDDSISERSTVFCMDNHATLQELMVHLKSYYKIAGIRLADQIPLVIRYEMLQQSAVQLQREMLQMLQDKENVDFLLKEDYDIGSKRAALQSRMKRLTEARSYLVEF